One segment of Massilia sp. Se16.2.3 DNA contains the following:
- a CDS encoding EAL domain-containing protein yields MEGRALPELFAGRAARIAAIELRKSMRRERAWQAVLATQGGDRAVQVSSWPLPQGSGAPGATFVFHDMTAREAQASALRTTVLEQKAILDHAPLGIGFTKAGVLMECNVHLADMVGYRVADLVGRDLGTMFPSSPDFQHLRDEALGALAQGGIYEKSEYPFRRRDGSLFWARLRASAVVPGRREAGIVWTVEDIGEKFQAQRELQALMDNASLAIMFTRAQRVKRFNAGFLALFGYSAAESVDLPVQQLHPDADAFARMAAASYPLFAQGRTYEDEAEVARKDGTRVWVKVIGYAVDPDDLDQGYVWIVEDRSRQKRDEQSLREALLENQAILDTAVLGIAVVENGRTLHCNRKMEELFGCVPGQIQGASVRSLYPGVDGWLAARQETARDFSNGRVSVGEHLLVRRDGTTFWGRLSGRPFDLDDPHGRSLWLVDDVTAQRAAAEEVRRARDELEVRVAERTAELAGANALLQEEILERRQAEARVHHMAYHDSLTGLPNRALLADRLERAILAATRNDARLAVMFIDLDRFKTINDSLGHATGDFLLKEVAGRLCRAVRASDTVARLGGDEFVVLIPGVHGIEECSQVGDKIIEALAAPIRFEGRSLHISPSIGICVYPDDGGDVDILMRHADAAMYHAKAAGRNNYQFFTQSLDGAATRRFELETSLRRALENGEFEPFYQPIMDMGTNRVHALEVLLRWRRPGLGLALPDEFIPIPEENGMIVPVGEWVIRRACEQSMAWQRAGLPAVPLAINLSARQFMHKALVASIRRIVDETGIDPSLVEFEITETALMQHGEQTLEILGQINRMGMALSIDDFGTGYSSLAYLKRFPVRKIKIDRAFIRELEASSEDRAIVAAVMALANSLQLRVVAEGVETEEQLALLRTYGCQYVQGWLFARALDSEAAQALLSAQS; encoded by the coding sequence GTGGAAGGGCGCGCGCTGCCCGAGCTGTTTGCCGGGCGCGCCGCCCGGATTGCCGCGATCGAGCTGCGCAAATCGATGCGGCGCGAACGCGCATGGCAGGCCGTGCTGGCGACGCAGGGCGGCGACCGGGCGGTCCAGGTCAGTTCCTGGCCCCTGCCTCAAGGGAGCGGCGCGCCAGGTGCGACCTTCGTCTTCCATGACATGACGGCGCGCGAAGCGCAAGCCTCGGCCTTGCGCACCACCGTGCTCGAGCAGAAGGCCATCCTCGATCACGCGCCGCTCGGCATCGGCTTCACCAAGGCGGGCGTGCTCATGGAATGCAACGTGCATCTGGCCGACATGGTCGGCTATCGCGTCGCCGACCTGGTCGGGCGCGACCTCGGCACGATGTTCCCCTCCAGCCCCGACTTCCAGCACCTGCGCGACGAGGCGCTGGGGGCGCTGGCGCAGGGCGGCATCTACGAAAAGAGCGAATACCCTTTCCGCCGCCGCGACGGCTCCCTGTTCTGGGCACGCTTGCGCGCCAGTGCCGTGGTGCCGGGACGGCGCGAGGCCGGCATCGTCTGGACCGTCGAGGACATCGGCGAGAAATTCCAGGCCCAGCGCGAGCTGCAGGCGTTGATGGACAACGCCTCGCTGGCGATCATGTTCACGCGCGCGCAGCGCGTCAAGCGCTTCAACGCGGGCTTCCTGGCCCTGTTCGGCTACAGCGCGGCCGAGAGCGTCGACCTGCCCGTGCAGCAGCTGCATCCGGACGCGGACGCGTTCGCGCGCATGGCGGCAGCCTCGTACCCGCTGTTCGCGCAGGGGCGCACCTACGAGGACGAAGCCGAAGTCGCGCGCAAGGACGGCACCCGCGTCTGGGTCAAGGTGATCGGCTACGCCGTCGATCCGGATGACCTGGACCAGGGCTATGTCTGGATCGTCGAGGACCGCTCGCGCCAGAAGCGCGACGAGCAGTCGCTGCGCGAGGCGCTGCTGGAGAACCAGGCCATCCTCGATACCGCGGTACTGGGCATCGCCGTGGTCGAGAACGGCCGCACGCTGCATTGCAACCGCAAGATGGAAGAGCTGTTTGGCTGCGTACCCGGCCAGATCCAGGGCGCCAGCGTGCGCTCGCTGTATCCCGGCGTGGACGGCTGGCTGGCGGCGCGCCAGGAGACTGCGCGCGACTTTTCAAATGGACGCGTCAGCGTCGGCGAGCACCTGCTGGTGCGGCGCGACGGCACGACTTTCTGGGGGCGCCTGTCGGGACGGCCCTTCGACCTGGACGACCCGCACGGGCGCAGCCTGTGGCTGGTCGACGATGTCACCGCCCAGCGCGCGGCGGCCGAGGAAGTGCGGCGCGCGCGCGACGAACTCGAGGTGCGCGTGGCCGAACGCACGGCCGAACTGGCGGGCGCGAATGCGCTGCTGCAGGAAGAAATCCTCGAGCGGCGCCAGGCCGAGGCGCGCGTGCACCACATGGCCTACCACGACAGCCTGACCGGCCTGCCGAACCGCGCGCTGCTGGCCGACCGCCTCGAGCGCGCCATCCTCGCGGCAACGCGCAACGATGCTCGCCTGGCCGTGATGTTCATCGACCTCGACCGCTTCAAGACGATCAACGATTCGCTCGGCCACGCGACCGGCGACTTCCTGCTCAAGGAAGTCGCCGGCCGGCTGTGCCGCGCGGTGCGTGCCAGCGACACCGTGGCACGCCTGGGCGGAGACGAGTTCGTGGTGCTCATTCCAGGCGTGCATGGGATCGAAGAGTGCAGCCAGGTCGGCGACAAGATCATCGAGGCGCTGGCCGCGCCGATCCGCTTCGAAGGCCGCAGCCTGCACATCTCGCCCTCGATCGGCATCTGCGTCTATCCGGACGACGGCGGCGACGTCGACATCCTGATGCGCCATGCCGATGCGGCCATGTACCACGCCAAGGCGGCCGGCCGCAACAACTACCAGTTCTTCACCCAGAGCCTCGATGGCGCGGCAACCCGCCGCTTCGAGCTGGAAACGAGCCTGCGCCGCGCGCTCGAGAACGGCGAATTCGAGCCCTTCTACCAGCCGATCATGGACATGGGCACGAACCGCGTGCACGCGCTCGAGGTCCTGCTGCGCTGGCGCCGTCCCGGCCTTGGCCTGGCGCTGCCGGACGAGTTCATCCCCATCCCGGAAGAAAACGGCATGATCGTGCCGGTCGGCGAATGGGTAATCCGGCGCGCCTGCGAACAGAGCATGGCCTGGCAGCGCGCCGGCCTGCCGGCGGTGCCGCTGGCGATCAACCTGTCGGCGCGCCAGTTCATGCACAAGGCGCTGGTGGCCTCGATCCGGCGCATCGTCGACGAAACCGGAATCGACCCGAGCCTGGTGGAGTTCGAGATCACCGAGACCGCGCTGATGCAGCACGGCGAGCAGACGCTCGAGATCCTCGGCCAGATCAACCGCATGGGCATGGCGCTGTCGATCGACGACTTCGGCACGGGGTATTCCAGCCTGGCCTACCTGAAGCGCTTCCCGGTCAGGAAGATCAAGATCGACCGCGCCTTCATCCGCGAGCTCGAGGCCAGCAGCGAAGACCGGGCGATCGTCGCCGCCGTGATGGCGCTGGCGAACAGTTTGCAGCTGCGCGTGGTGGCCGAGGGCGTCGAGACCGAGGAACAACTGGCGCTGCTGCGCACCTACGGCTGCCAGTACGTGCAGGGCTGGCTGTTCGCGCGCGCGCTCGACAGCGAGGCGGCGCAGGCGCTGCTGAGCGCGCAATCGTAA
- the xth gene encoding exodeoxyribonuclease III produces MKIATWNVNSLKVRLPHLLRWLETSPVDVLCLQETKLTDDKFPLAEINAAGYHVAFSGQKTYNGVAILSKAPLQDVVRNNPRYQDEQQRIIAATVEGVRFVCAYIPNGQAVDSDKYVYKMAWLDALHAWLEDELRQHPQLALLGDYNIAPEDRDVHDPAEWEGKIHCSERERAAMTALIGLGLVDAFRLFEQPEKQYSWWDYRMMGFRRNRGLRIDHILLSPALAARCTACEIDREPRKWEQPSDHTPVIATLA; encoded by the coding sequence ATGAAAATAGCAACCTGGAACGTCAATTCCCTGAAAGTCCGTCTGCCGCACCTGCTGCGCTGGCTGGAAACCAGTCCGGTGGACGTGCTCTGCCTCCAGGAAACGAAGCTCACCGACGATAAATTTCCGCTCGCGGAAATCAACGCGGCCGGTTACCACGTCGCCTTCAGCGGCCAGAAGACCTATAACGGCGTGGCCATCCTGTCGAAGGCGCCGCTCCAGGATGTGGTCCGGAACAACCCGCGGTATCAAGATGAGCAGCAGCGCATCATCGCTGCGACAGTCGAGGGCGTGCGTTTCGTCTGCGCCTACATCCCGAACGGCCAGGCGGTCGACTCGGACAAGTATGTCTACAAGATGGCCTGGCTGGACGCGCTGCATGCGTGGCTGGAGGACGAACTGCGCCAGCACCCGCAACTGGCCCTGCTGGGCGACTACAACATCGCCCCCGAGGACCGCGACGTGCACGACCCGGCCGAATGGGAAGGCAAGATCCACTGCTCCGAGCGCGAGCGCGCGGCCATGACGGCGCTGATTGGCCTGGGCCTGGTGGACGCCTTCCGCCTGTTCGAGCAGCCCGAGAAGCAGTACAGCTGGTGGGACTACCGCATGATGGGTTTCCGCCGCAACCGCGGCCTACGCATCGACCACATCCTGCTCTCGCCCGCCCTGGCCGCGCGCTGCACCGCCTGCGAGATCGACCGCGAACCGCGCAAGTGGGAGCAGCCGTCGGATCACACGCCCGTCATCGCGACGCTCGCCTGA
- a CDS encoding DUF1653 domain-containing protein, giving the protein MIKYRHYKGGLYELVCEATLEADLTPMIIYRAHDGSIWARPRAVFFELVEVDGKQVPRFAQVD; this is encoded by the coding sequence TTGATCAAGTATCGTCACTACAAGGGCGGTCTGTACGAGCTGGTCTGCGAGGCCACGCTCGAGGCCGACCTGACGCCGATGATCATCTACCGCGCACACGACGGCTCGATCTGGGCCCGCCCGAGGGCGGTGTTCTTCGAGCTCGTCGAGGTCGACGGCAAGCAGGTGCCGCGCTTCGCGCAGGTAGACTAG
- a CDS encoding leucyl aminopeptidase gives MDFSIKAFDAKNTLTAAKTGCLAVAVFENKKLSQAAKALDQTGEITAALKSGDISGKPGSTLLLRGVAGVAAARVLLVGMGADEAVSEKSFTSAVNATLKAFASLGAADAIIAFPMTEVKEREPEWALRSIVLAATEGEFRTDAQKSKKDPVSTGVRKVTVAMPLAAPQTKAALAQAIAIANGMNLTRELGNLSPNVCTPTYLANVARKLADDFNFEIEVLERKQLEALKMGSFLAVAKGSEEAPKFIVLKHMGGGRKDAPVVLVGKGITFDSGGISIKPGPGMDEMKYDMCGAGSVLGTFRAIGEMGLKLNVIGIVAACENMPSGRATKPGDIVTAMNGLTIEILNTDAEGRLILCDALTYAERFKPAAVVDIATLTGACIVSLGHHNSGLFTRHDAAHDALADELLDAGKETGDGAWRLPIGEIYNEQLKSNFADLANIGTPGGASITAACFLENFTRNYTWAHLDIAGTAWKSGAAKGATGRPVPLLTTFLMNRV, from the coding sequence ATGGACTTTAGCATAAAAGCATTCGACGCAAAAAACACCCTGACCGCAGCCAAGACCGGCTGCCTGGCAGTGGCGGTGTTCGAAAACAAGAAACTGTCGCAGGCTGCAAAAGCCCTCGATCAAACCGGCGAGATCACCGCGGCACTGAAGTCGGGCGACATCTCCGGCAAGCCTGGCTCGACCCTGCTGCTGCGTGGCGTGGCCGGCGTGGCTGCGGCGCGCGTGCTGCTGGTCGGGATGGGCGCCGATGAGGCGGTAAGCGAAAAGTCCTTTACTTCCGCGGTCAACGCCACGCTCAAGGCGTTCGCGTCGCTGGGTGCGGCAGATGCCATTATCGCATTTCCGATGACGGAAGTGAAAGAGCGTGAACCCGAGTGGGCGCTGCGCAGCATTGTGCTGGCCGCCACCGAAGGCGAGTTCCGCACCGACGCGCAAAAGAGCAAGAAGGATCCGGTCTCCACCGGCGTGCGCAAGGTCACCGTGGCGATGCCGCTGGCCGCGCCGCAAACGAAGGCCGCGCTGGCGCAAGCGATCGCGATTGCCAACGGCATGAACCTGACGCGCGAACTGGGCAACCTGTCGCCGAACGTCTGCACCCCGACCTACCTCGCCAACGTCGCCCGCAAGCTCGCCGACGACTTCAATTTCGAGATCGAAGTCCTCGAGCGCAAGCAGCTCGAAGCACTGAAGATGGGTTCCTTCCTGGCCGTGGCCAAGGGCAGCGAGGAAGCACCGAAGTTCATCGTCCTCAAGCACATGGGCGGCGGCAGGAAGGACGCGCCCGTGGTCCTGGTCGGCAAGGGCATCACCTTCGATTCCGGCGGCATCTCGATCAAGCCAGGCCCCGGCATGGACGAAATGAAGTACGACATGTGCGGCGCCGGGTCGGTGCTGGGCACCTTCCGCGCCATCGGCGAGATGGGCCTGAAGCTGAACGTGATCGGCATCGTCGCCGCCTGCGAGAACATGCCGTCGGGCCGCGCCACCAAGCCGGGTGACATCGTCACCGCCATGAACGGCCTGACCATCGAAATCCTGAACACCGACGCCGAAGGCCGCCTGATCCTGTGCGACGCCCTCACCTACGCCGAGCGCTTCAAGCCGGCGGCCGTCGTCGACATCGCCACGCTGACCGGCGCCTGCATCGTCTCGCTGGGCCACCACAACAGCGGCCTGTTCACCCGCCACGACGCCGCCCACGACGCCCTGGCCGACGAACTGCTGGACGCCGGCAAGGAAACCGGCGACGGCGCATGGCGCCTGCCGATCGGCGAGATCTACAACGAGCAGCTCAAGTCGAACTTCGCGGACCTGGCCAACATCGGCACGCCTGGCGGCGCCTCGATCACGGCGGCCTGCTTCCTGGAGAACTTCACCCGCAACTACACCTGGGCCCACCTGGATATCGCGGGTACGGCGTGGAAGAGCGGCGCGGCCAAGGGCGCGACCGGGCGTCCGGTGCCGCTGCTGACGACTTTCCTGATGAACCGCGTGTGA
- the lptF gene encoding LPS export ABC transporter permease LptF, whose protein sequence is MIFQRALHRELASAAGATFTVLFTVCVTWTLIAILGRAAGGRVASSDVVALIAFQSLNYLPTVLILTSFISVLVAITRSYRDSEMVVWFASGQSLLAWIRPVLVFGLPLVLLVSALSLVVAPWAKMKSAEFIQRFEKREDLKRVAPGQFRESSSSDRVFFVEGSTNGSTVVKNVFVSTAGANNSNSIVVAREGVVESDGKGGQYLVLKNGRRYQGVPGQADFQSMEFERYSMRVATKVPVLGADVPLDALSMPALLAVKNQYTRSELLSRISAPIVCLLLVLLAIPLGFVNPRAGSSANLILALLIFFTYNNLVKMVEASVKQGKIDFAVAWWPLHLFVALIVLALFAWRLNVNHHYHPLVLFSAWKRRRLLGKTAGKAVAP, encoded by the coding sequence ATGATTTTCCAACGCGCTTTGCATCGTGAACTGGCCAGCGCAGCCGGGGCAACCTTCACGGTCTTGTTCACGGTGTGCGTCACCTGGACCCTGATCGCCATCCTGGGCAGGGCCGCGGGAGGCAGGGTCGCGTCCAGCGACGTGGTGGCATTGATTGCATTCCAATCACTGAATTATCTGCCAACTGTCCTGATCCTCACCAGCTTTATTTCCGTGCTCGTCGCCATCACGCGCAGCTACCGCGATTCCGAGATGGTCGTCTGGTTCGCCTCGGGCCAGTCGCTGCTGGCCTGGATCCGCCCGGTGCTCGTGTTCGGCCTGCCGCTGGTGCTGCTCGTGAGCGCGCTGTCGCTGGTGGTTGCGCCCTGGGCCAAGATGAAGAGCGCGGAATTCATCCAGCGCTTCGAGAAGCGCGAAGACCTGAAACGCGTCGCACCCGGCCAGTTCCGCGAGTCCTCATCGAGCGACCGCGTCTTCTTCGTCGAGGGCAGCACCAACGGGTCGACCGTGGTCAAGAACGTGTTCGTCAGCACCGCGGGAGCGAACAACAGCAATTCGATCGTCGTCGCGCGCGAAGGCGTGGTGGAGTCGGACGGCAAGGGCGGACAGTACCTGGTGCTCAAGAACGGCCGCCGCTACCAGGGCGTGCCGGGCCAGGCCGATTTCCAGTCGATGGAGTTCGAGCGCTACAGCATGCGCGTGGCCACGAAGGTGCCCGTGCTGGGTGCCGACGTGCCGCTCGATGCGCTGTCGATGCCGGCGCTGCTGGCGGTGAAGAACCAGTACACGCGTTCCGAGCTCCTGTCGCGCATCTCGGCGCCGATCGTCTGCCTGCTGCTGGTGCTGCTGGCCATTCCGCTGGGTTTTGTGAATCCGCGCGCCGGCAGCTCGGCCAACCTGATTCTCGCGCTGCTGATCTTCTTCACCTATAACAACCTCGTGAAGATGGTGGAAGCGAGCGTCAAGCAGGGCAAGATCGACTTCGCCGTGGCCTGGTGGCCGCTGCACCTGTTCGTTGCGCTGATCGTGCTGGCCCTGTTTGCCTGGCGCCTGAACGTGAATCACCATTACCACCCGCTGGTGCTGTTCAGCGCCTGGAAACGCCGTCGCCTGCTGGGCAAGACGGCAGGAAAGGCGGTGGCGCCATGA
- the lptG gene encoding LPS export ABC transporter permease LptG, giving the protein MKVLQRYFAINISQAVVFVLVAFLGLISFMDLTSELPSVGKGAYTFQHALLYVALMIPGHVYEVMPVAALIGTIYAMAQFAQSSEFTIMRASSMSTRMAGWMLFKIGIVFVVITFIFGELITPRTAPLAERVRLSAKGATLASEFRSGMWTKDNVHADVKEGGRGAVVGSRFFNARQIRPDGQLLDVRLYEFDNSMRMRAIITAKSASFSGNGTWRLQDVTETLFSNSRTLPEPGAPLAQGQTIQSSFGQDTSAVATRKLASMDLVSEITPKILQVSRRDPERMSANELAVYTRHLAENRQESERFRIAFWKKIVGPLAIFVLMALALPFAYLHTRSGGVSLKIFIGIMIGVSYILINSLFSHLGMLSTWPAFLTAVAPSLLFLLMAILALRWVERH; this is encoded by the coding sequence ATGAAGGTCCTGCAGCGCTATTTTGCGATCAACATCTCGCAGGCCGTGGTGTTCGTGCTGGTGGCCTTCCTCGGCCTGATCTCCTTCATGGACCTCACCAGCGAGCTGCCCTCGGTAGGCAAGGGCGCCTACACCTTCCAGCACGCGCTGCTGTACGTGGCGCTGATGATTCCCGGTCACGTCTACGAAGTCATGCCCGTTGCCGCGCTGATCGGCACCATCTACGCGATGGCGCAGTTCGCGCAAAGCTCCGAGTTCACCATCATGCGCGCCTCGTCGATGTCGACGCGCATGGCCGGCTGGATGCTGTTCAAGATCGGCATCGTGTTCGTCGTGATCACCTTCATCTTCGGCGAACTGATCACGCCGCGCACGGCGCCGCTGGCCGAACGGGTGCGCCTGTCGGCCAAGGGGGCGACGCTCGCCTCCGAGTTCCGCTCGGGGATGTGGACCAAGGATAACGTGCATGCGGACGTCAAGGAGGGAGGGCGCGGCGCCGTCGTCGGCTCGCGCTTCTTCAATGCGCGCCAGATCCGGCCGGATGGCCAGTTGCTGGACGTGCGCCTCTACGAGTTCGACAATTCGATGCGCATGCGCGCGATCATCACCGCGAAAAGCGCGAGCTTCAGCGGCAACGGCACCTGGCGCCTGCAGGACGTGACGGAGACCCTGTTCTCGAACAGCCGCACGCTGCCCGAGCCGGGCGCGCCGCTCGCGCAAGGACAGACCATCCAGAGCAGCTTTGGCCAGGACACCAGTGCGGTCGCCACGCGCAAGCTGGCCAGCATGGACCTGGTATCGGAAATCACCCCGAAGATCCTGCAGGTGTCGCGGCGCGACCCCGAGCGCATGTCGGCCAACGAACTGGCCGTGTACACGCGCCACCTGGCCGAGAACCGCCAGGAGAGCGAGCGTTTCCGCATCGCGTTCTGGAAGAAGATCGTGGGTCCGCTGGCGATCTTCGTGCTGATGGCGCTGGCGCTGCCCTTCGCCTACCTGCACACCCGCAGCGGCGGCGTCAGCCTGAAAATCTTCATCGGCATCATGATTGGCGTTTCTTACATCCTGATCAATTCGCTGTTTTCGCACCTCGGCATGCTCTCGACCTGGCCGGCCTTCCTCACGGCGGTGGCGCCAAGCCTGCTGTTCCTGCTGATGGCGATCCTGGCGCTGCGCTGGGTGGAGCGGCATTGA
- a CDS encoding sirohydrochlorin chelatase, translated as MTRARLPDCAVTLAFLELMEPRLPDAVAAIMAEGIEDVTIVPVFPGQGGHLLRDLPLLAEGLRTAHPGLRLSVAGAVGEDPGVLAAMTDYCVRSLG; from the coding sequence CTGACGCGCGCACGCCTGCCCGATTGCGCCGTCACGCTGGCGTTTCTCGAACTGATGGAGCCGCGCCTGCCAGACGCGGTTGCCGCGATCATGGCGGAGGGGATCGAGGACGTAACGATCGTGCCGGTCTTCCCGGGACAGGGCGGACATTTGCTGCGCGACCTGCCGCTGCTGGCCGAGGGCTTGCGCACGGCGCATCCGGGCTTGCGCCTGAGCGTGGCGGGTGCCGTCGGGGAAGACCCCGGCGTGCTGGCGGCGATGACCGATTATTGCGTGCGCTCGCTCGGGTAG
- the yghU gene encoding glutathione-dependent disulfide-bond oxidoreductase codes for MSDQADYVPPAVWVPPASSGGTFANINRPVAGATHEAELPVGKHPLQLYSLATPNGVKVTIMLEELLAAGHTGAEYDAWLIRINEGAQFSSGFVEVNPNSKIPALLDRSGETPVRVFESGSILMYLAEKFGAFLPTSAPARTETLNWLFWQMGSAPFLGGGFGHFYAYAPEKYEYAINRYAMESKRQLDVLNRQLATQRFVAGDEYTIADMAIWPWYGGMVRGELYQAGEFLSVHEYEHVRRWADEVFARPAVQRGRRVNRVFGNPEEQLAERHDASDLD; via the coding sequence ATGAGCGACCAAGCCGACTACGTTCCGCCCGCAGTCTGGGTACCACCCGCCTCGTCAGGCGGCACCTTCGCCAACATCAACCGTCCGGTCGCCGGCGCCACCCACGAAGCGGAACTTCCGGTCGGCAAGCATCCGCTGCAGCTGTACTCGCTGGCGACGCCGAATGGCGTGAAAGTGACGATCATGCTCGAGGAATTGCTGGCAGCCGGCCATACCGGTGCCGAGTACGATGCCTGGCTGATTCGCATCAACGAAGGTGCCCAGTTCTCGAGCGGCTTCGTCGAGGTGAATCCGAATTCGAAGATTCCGGCCCTGCTCGACCGCAGCGGCGAGACGCCCGTGCGCGTGTTCGAATCGGGCTCGATCCTGATGTATCTGGCGGAGAAATTCGGCGCCTTCCTGCCAACGAGCGCGCCGGCGCGCACGGAGACGCTGAACTGGCTGTTCTGGCAGATGGGCTCGGCACCTTTCCTGGGCGGCGGCTTCGGCCACTTCTATGCCTATGCGCCGGAAAAATATGAATACGCGATCAACCGCTATGCGATGGAATCGAAGCGCCAGCTCGACGTGCTGAACCGCCAGCTGGCCACGCAGCGCTTTGTTGCCGGCGACGAGTACACGATTGCCGACATGGCGATCTGGCCCTGGTACGGCGGCATGGTACGCGGGGAACTGTACCAGGCAGGCGAATTCCTCTCGGTGCACGAATACGAGCACGTGCGGCGCTGGGCCGACGAAGTGTTCGCGCGGCCGGCGGTGCAGCGTGGACGGCGTGTGAATCGGGTGTTCGGCAATCCTGAGGAGCAGCTGGCCGAGCGCCATGATGCGTCGGATCTGGATTGA
- the cobA gene encoding uroporphyrinogen-III C-methyltransferase, with protein sequence MAGMGKVYLIGAGPGAADLITVRGARLLAQADVVLYDALVTPEMLELCSQATLISVGKRSGQRSTAQEAINRLLVDCASEYRLVVRLKGGDPMLFGRADEELRALESEGIEVEIVPGITTAVAAAAVTKAPLTRRGVARSVAFFTSSTAPDQPEHPALPHTDTLIQYMGGREAAATAERLLARGRSADTPVVVVENCSRHDERIERLTLTDLARGLGTAHGPVLVMIGEALRLREHQTRGRQSSAAGALPTRG encoded by the coding sequence ATGGCGGGGATGGGCAAGGTCTACCTGATTGGCGCCGGCCCTGGCGCTGCCGACTTGATCACGGTGCGCGGCGCGCGGCTGCTGGCCCAGGCCGACGTCGTGCTCTACGACGCACTGGTCACCCCCGAGATGCTGGAACTGTGTTCACAGGCCACGCTCATTTCGGTGGGCAAACGTTCCGGCCAGCGCTCAACGGCCCAGGAAGCGATCAACCGCCTGCTGGTCGATTGCGCCAGCGAGTACCGTCTTGTCGTGCGCCTGAAGGGCGGCGACCCGATGCTGTTCGGCCGCGCCGACGAGGAATTGCGCGCGCTGGAGAGCGAAGGCATCGAGGTCGAGATCGTCCCCGGGATCACCACCGCGGTCGCGGCGGCGGCCGTCACCAAGGCGCCGCTGACACGGCGCGGCGTCGCCCGCAGCGTCGCCTTCTTCACCTCCAGCACCGCCCCCGACCAGCCGGAACACCCGGCTCTGCCCCATACCGACACCCTGATCCAGTACATGGGCGGCCGCGAAGCCGCCGCCACCGCCGAACGCCTGCTGGCCCGGGGCCGCAGCGCCGATACGCCCGTGGTGGTGGTGGAAAACTGCAGCCGCCATGACGAGCGCATCGAGCGCCTCACCCTGACGGACCTGGCACGGGGCCTGGGCACGGCCCATGGCCCGGTGCTGGTGATGATCGGCGAAGCCCTGCGCCTGCGCGAACACCAGACCCGGGGTCGGCAAAGCTCCGCAGCGGGAGCTTTGCCGACCCGGGGATAG